One window from the genome of Enterobacter asburiae encodes:
- the nqrE gene encoding NADH:ubiquinone reductase (Na(+)-transporting) subunit E has translation MAHYLSLFVRAVFVENMALAFFLGMCTFLAVSKKVSTAFGLGVAVTVVLGLSVPINNLVYNFVLRDGALVEGVDLSFLNFITFIGVIAALVQILEMILDKYFPSLYNALGIFLPLIAVNCAIFGGVSFMVQRDYNFSESVVYGFGSGIGWMLAIVTMAGIREKMKYANVPAGLRGLGITFITTGLMALGFMSFSGVQL, from the coding sequence ATGGCTCATTACCTGAGTTTGTTTGTGCGCGCGGTGTTTGTTGAAAACATGGCGCTCGCGTTTTTCCTCGGCATGTGTACGTTCCTTGCCGTGTCTAAAAAGGTCTCCACGGCATTTGGCCTGGGCGTGGCGGTTACCGTGGTGCTCGGCTTGTCTGTACCGATTAACAATCTGGTGTACAACTTTGTGCTGCGGGACGGCGCGCTGGTGGAAGGGGTTGATCTCAGCTTCCTGAACTTCATTACCTTTATCGGGGTGATCGCGGCGCTGGTGCAAATACTCGAGATGATCCTCGATAAGTATTTCCCGTCGCTGTACAACGCGCTGGGGATCTTCCTGCCGCTGATCGCGGTGAACTGCGCCATCTTTGGCGGCGTCTCGTTTATGGTTCAGCGTGATTACAACTTCAGTGAATCCGTGGTGTACGGTTTTGGTTCCGGTATCGGCTGGATGCTGGCGATTGTCACCATGGCGGGGATCCGCGAGAAAATGAAATATGCCAACGTGCCTGCGGGTCTGCGTGGCTTAGGGATCACCTTTATCACCACCGGGCTGATGGCGCTGGGCTTTATGTCCTTCTCCGGTGTGCAGCTATAA
- the fadE gene encoding acyl-CoA dehydrogenase FadE, with the protein MMILSILATVVLLGVLFYHRVSLFLSSLILLAWTAALGVAGLWNIWLLVPLAIILLPFNLAPMRKSMISAPVFKGFRKVMPPMSRTEKEAIDAGTTWWEGDLFQGNPDWKKLHNYPQPRLTAEEQAFIDGPVEEACRMANDFAITHEMADLPPELWAYLKEHRFFAMIIKKEYGGLEFSAYAQARVLQKLAGVSGILAITVGVPNSLGPGELLQHYGTEEQKDHYLPRLARGQEIPCFALTSPEAGSDAGAIPDTGVVCMGEWQGEQVLGMRLTWNKRYITLAPIATVLGLAFKLSDPEKLLGGDEDLGITCALIPTSTPGVEIGRRHFPLNVPFQNGPTRGQDIFVPIDYIIGGPKMAGQGWRMLVECLSVGRGITLPSNSTGGLKSVAMGIGAYAHIRRQFKISIGKMEGIEEPLARIAGNAYVMDAAASLITYGIMLGEKPAVLSAIVKYHCTHRAQQSIIDAMDIAGGKGIMLGEGNFLARGYQGAPIAITVEGANILTRSMMIFGQGAIRCHPYVLEEMAAAQNNDVDAFDKLLFKHIGHVGSNKVRSFWLGLTRGLTSATPTGDATKRYYQHLNRLSANLALLSDVSMAVLGGSLKRRERISARLGDVLSQIFLASAVLKRYDDEGRQEADLPLVHWGVQDAMYQAEQAIDDLLANFPNRFVAGALRAVIFPTGRHHLAPSDKLDHKVAKILQVPSATRSRIGRGQYLTPTPHNPVGLLEEALLDVMAADPIHQKICKQLGKNLPFTRLDELAQQALAGGIINKDEAALLVKAEESRLRSINVDDFEPDELATQPVKLPEKHRKPEAA; encoded by the coding sequence ATGATGATTTTGAGCATTCTCGCAACCGTTGTACTGCTCGGTGTGCTGTTCTATCACCGCGTAAGTTTATTCCTGAGCAGCCTGATTCTTCTGGCCTGGACGGCTGCGCTTGGCGTCGCAGGTCTCTGGAATATCTGGCTTTTAGTCCCTCTTGCCATCATTCTTCTGCCGTTTAACCTGGCGCCGATGCGTAAATCAATGATCTCTGCGCCGGTGTTCAAAGGCTTCCGCAAAGTGATGCCGCCCATGTCGCGTACCGAGAAAGAAGCGATTGACGCGGGTACCACCTGGTGGGAAGGCGATCTGTTCCAGGGCAACCCGGACTGGAAAAAGCTGCATAACTATCCGCAGCCGCGCCTGACCGCTGAAGAGCAGGCCTTTATTGACGGCCCGGTGGAAGAAGCGTGCCGCATGGCAAACGACTTTGCCATCACCCATGAAATGGCCGACCTGCCGCCAGAGCTGTGGGCGTATCTGAAAGAACATCGCTTCTTCGCGATGATCATCAAGAAAGAGTACGGCGGTCTGGAATTCTCCGCTTACGCTCAGGCTCGCGTCCTGCAAAAGCTGGCAGGCGTTTCCGGGATCCTGGCCATTACCGTTGGCGTGCCTAACTCCTTAGGCCCGGGCGAACTGCTGCAGCATTACGGTACCGAAGAGCAGAAAGATCACTACCTGCCGCGTCTGGCACGCGGTCAGGAAATCCCTTGCTTCGCGCTGACCAGCCCGGAAGCAGGCTCCGATGCGGGCGCGATCCCGGATACCGGCGTGGTCTGCATGGGTGAATGGCAGGGCGAGCAGGTACTGGGCATGCGCCTGACCTGGAACAAGCGTTATATCACCCTGGCGCCTATCGCCACCGTGCTGGGTCTGGCCTTTAAACTCTCTGACCCGGAAAAACTGCTGGGCGGCGATGAAGATCTGGGCATTACCTGTGCGCTGATCCCAACCTCTACCCCAGGCGTTGAAATTGGTCGCCGTCACTTCCCGCTGAACGTGCCGTTCCAGAACGGTCCGACCCGCGGTCAGGATATCTTTGTGCCGATTGATTACATCATCGGCGGTCCGAAAATGGCCGGCCAGGGCTGGCGTATGCTGGTGGAATGTCTGTCGGTCGGCCGCGGTATTACCCTGCCGTCGAACTCAACCGGCGGTCTGAAGTCGGTCGCGATGGGGATTGGTGCTTACGCTCACATCCGCCGTCAGTTCAAAATCTCCATCGGCAAGATGGAAGGTATCGAAGAGCCGCTGGCGCGTATCGCGGGCAACGCATACGTGATGGATGCCGCTGCTTCTCTGATTACCTACGGCATTATGCTGGGCGAAAAACCGGCCGTGCTGTCCGCGATTGTGAAGTACCACTGTACCCACCGCGCGCAGCAGTCGATCATTGACGCGATGGATATCGCAGGCGGTAAAGGCATTATGCTCGGCGAAGGCAACTTCCTGGCGCGCGGCTATCAGGGCGCACCGATTGCCATCACCGTGGAAGGGGCAAACATCCTGACCCGCAGCATGATGATCTTCGGTCAGGGCGCAATTCGCTGCCATCCGTACGTGCTGGAAGAGATGGCCGCTGCGCAGAACAACGACGTGGATGCCTTCGATAAGCTGCTGTTCAAGCATATCGGTCACGTGGGCAGCAACAAGGTGCGCAGCTTCTGGCTGGGCCTGACGCGCGGTCTTACCAGCGCGACGCCGACCGGCGATGCGACCAAACGTTATTACCAGCATCTGAACCGTCTGAGCGCCAACCTGGCTCTGCTGTCTGACGTCTCCATGGCGGTGCTGGGCGGCAGCCTGAAGCGTCGCGAGCGTATCTCTGCTCGTCTGGGCGATGTGCTGAGCCAGATCTTCCTGGCCTCTGCGGTCCTGAAGCGCTACGACGACGAAGGCCGTCAGGAAGCGGATCTGCCGCTGGTGCACTGGGGCGTTCAGGATGCGATGTATCAGGCTGAACAGGCGATTGACGACCTGCTGGCGAACTTCCCGAACCGCTTCGTGGCGGGCGCTCTGCGCGCGGTGATCTTCCCGACCGGTCGTCACCACCTGGCGCCGTCCGACAAGCTGGACCACAAGGTGGCGAAGATCCTGCAGGTACCGAGCGCAACCCGCTCCCGTATCGGTCGTGGTCAGTATCTGACGCCGACGCCGCATAACCCGGTGGGTCTGCTGGAAGAGGCGCTGCTGGACGTGATGGCTGCCGATCCGATTCACCAGAAGATCTGTAAACAGCTGGGCAAAAACCTGCCGTTTACCCGTCTGGACGAACTGGCACAACAGGCGCTGGCCGGTGGCATTATCAATAAAGATGAAGCCGCTCTGCTGGTGAAAGCCGAAGAGAGCCGTCTGCGCAGTATTAACGTGGATGATTTCGAACCGGACGAGCTGGCGACGCAGCCGGTAAAGCTGCCGGAGAAGCACCGCAAGCCTGAAGCGGCGTAA
- a CDS encoding class II glutamine amidotransferase, with protein MCELLGMSANVPTDICFSFTGLVQRGGGTGPHKDGWGITFYEGKGCRTFKDPQPSFNSPIAKLVQDYPIKSRSVIAHIRQANRGEVALENTHPFTRELWGRNWTYAHNGQLTGYKSLETGNFRPVGETDSEKAFCWLLHKLTERYPRTPGNMAAVFKYIATLASELREKGVFNMLLSDGRYVMAFCSTNLFWITRRAPFGVATLLDQDVEIDFQKETTPNDVVTVIATQPLTGNETWQKIMPGEWVLFCLGDRVI; from the coding sequence ATGTGCGAACTGCTCGGGATGAGCGCCAATGTGCCAACCGATATCTGCTTTAGTTTCACCGGGCTGGTTCAGCGCGGTGGAGGAACCGGGCCGCATAAAGACGGCTGGGGCATCACCTTCTACGAAGGCAAAGGGTGTCGCACGTTCAAAGATCCACAGCCCAGCTTTAACTCACCGATTGCCAAACTGGTGCAGGACTACCCCATCAAGTCCCGCTCGGTGATCGCCCACATCCGGCAGGCAAACCGCGGCGAAGTGGCGCTGGAAAATACCCATCCGTTTACCCGCGAGCTGTGGGGCCGTAACTGGACATACGCGCACAACGGGCAACTCACGGGCTATAAGTCGCTGGAGACGGGCAATTTCCGCCCGGTCGGCGAAACGGACAGTGAAAAAGCCTTCTGCTGGCTGCTGCACAAGCTGACGGAGCGCTATCCCCGCACGCCCGGCAACATGGCCGCCGTATTCAAATACATCGCGACGCTGGCGTCAGAACTGCGTGAAAAAGGCGTGTTCAACATGCTGCTCTCTGACGGGCGCTACGTGATGGCGTTCTGCTCGACGAATCTGTTCTGGATCACCCGCCGCGCACCGTTTGGCGTTGCGACGCTGCTGGATCAGGATGTGGAAATAGACTTTCAGAAGGAGACCACACCGAACGATGTGGTCACTGTTATCGCAACGCAGCCGCTGACGGGCAACGAAACCTGGCAAAAGATTATGCCAGGCGAGTGGGTGCTATTTTGTCTCGGGGACCGTGTAATTTGA
- a CDS encoding Na(+)-translocating NADH-quinone reductase subunit A, with product MFKIKKGLNLPIAGVPAQHVSTGAIVRHVAILGDDYLGMRPSMLVQEGDRVIKGQALFEDKKNPGVMFTAPASGTVVAINRGERRVLQSVVIRIEGDEQREFAHYDAAELASLNRDAVQAQLLSSGLWTALRTRPFSKSPVPGTEPAAVFVTAIDTNPLSVDPQPVILAQRKAFDAGLTVLTRLTSGKVHVCQAGGGKLGGHPQGQVTFNEFAGPHPAGLVGTHIHFLEPVSLTKRVWHLNYQDVIAIGKLFTTGELSAERIVAIGGPQAANPRLVKTLLGADITELLMGETKEGENRLISGSVLSGRHAVNAHAYLGRFHLQVSIVQEGREKELFGWVLPGAEKYSVTRTTLGHFLRNKLFSFSTSTHGGERAMVPIGNYERVMPLDILPTVLLRDLLAGDTDGAQALGCLELDEEDLALCTYVCAGKYEYGPVLREVLTRIEQEG from the coding sequence ATGTTTAAAATCAAAAAAGGACTTAATCTGCCGATTGCAGGCGTGCCAGCGCAGCACGTTTCGACAGGCGCAATCGTCCGTCATGTCGCCATTTTGGGCGACGACTACCTGGGAATGCGTCCTTCAATGCTGGTACAGGAGGGCGATCGCGTTATCAAAGGACAGGCGCTCTTCGAGGACAAAAAAAATCCCGGCGTGATGTTCACGGCACCCGCGAGCGGCACCGTTGTGGCGATCAACCGCGGCGAACGGCGCGTTCTACAATCCGTGGTTATCCGCATCGAAGGCGATGAACAGCGTGAATTTGCCCATTACGACGCCGCAGAGCTCGCGTCGCTGAACCGCGACGCCGTTCAGGCTCAACTGCTGTCGTCCGGTTTATGGACCGCGCTTCGTACACGTCCCTTCAGCAAATCTCCTGTTCCGGGCACGGAACCGGCCGCGGTTTTCGTCACGGCAATCGACACCAACCCGCTTAGCGTGGACCCGCAGCCGGTTATCCTGGCACAGCGAAAAGCCTTCGATGCCGGGCTGACCGTTTTAACCCGCCTCACGTCCGGGAAAGTCCACGTTTGCCAGGCCGGCGGCGGCAAGCTCGGCGGGCATCCGCAGGGGCAGGTCACGTTTAATGAGTTTGCTGGTCCACATCCGGCAGGTCTGGTCGGGACGCACATCCATTTCCTTGAGCCAGTAAGCCTGACGAAGCGGGTCTGGCATCTTAATTATCAGGACGTCATCGCCATCGGTAAGCTTTTTACTACGGGTGAACTCAGCGCTGAACGGATCGTCGCCATCGGCGGACCGCAGGCCGCAAACCCGCGCCTGGTAAAAACGCTGCTGGGCGCAGACATCACGGAACTGCTGATGGGGGAAACGAAAGAGGGGGAAAACCGCCTGATTTCCGGTTCGGTCCTCAGCGGGCGCCATGCTGTTAATGCGCACGCGTACCTTGGGCGTTTCCATTTGCAGGTGAGCATTGTGCAGGAGGGACGTGAGAAAGAGCTGTTCGGCTGGGTTCTGCCCGGTGCGGAAAAATACTCCGTCACCCGGACTACGCTGGGCCATTTCCTGCGTAATAAGCTGTTTAGCTTCTCGACCAGCACGCACGGTGGCGAGCGCGCCATGGTCCCGATTGGCAACTACGAGCGCGTCATGCCGCTGGATATTCTACCCACCGTGCTGTTGCGTGATCTCCTTGCTGGCGATACCGACGGCGCGCAGGCGCTGGGCTGTCTTGAGCTTGACGAAGAAGATCTGGCGCTCTGTACCTATGTCTGTGCGGGAAAATACGAATATGGACCGGTATTGCGCGAGGTGTTAACCCGCATTGAGCAGGAAGGATAA
- the lpcA gene encoding D-sedoheptulose 7-phosphate isomerase: MYQDLIRNELNEAAETLANFLKDDANIHAIQRAAVLLADSFKAGGKVLSCGNGGSHCDAMHFAEELTGRYRENRPGYPAIAISDVSHISCVGNDFGYDHIFSRYVEAVGREGDVLLGISTSGNSGNVIKAIAAAREKGMKVITLTGKDGGKMDGTADVEIRVPHFGYADRIQEIHIKVIHILIQLIEKEMVK, encoded by the coding sequence ATGTACCAGGATCTTATTCGTAACGAACTGAACGAAGCGGCGGAAACGCTGGCGAACTTTCTGAAAGATGATGCCAATATTCACGCTATTCAGCGCGCAGCGGTCCTGCTGGCCGACAGCTTCAAAGCCGGTGGCAAAGTGCTCTCCTGCGGTAACGGCGGTTCCCACTGTGACGCTATGCACTTCGCAGAAGAGCTGACCGGACGCTATCGCGAAAACCGCCCGGGCTACCCGGCGATTGCGATTTCCGACGTGAGCCACATCTCCTGCGTAGGCAACGACTTCGGTTACGACCACATCTTCTCCCGCTACGTTGAAGCGGTAGGCCGCGAAGGCGACGTGCTGCTGGGGATTTCTACCTCCGGCAACTCCGGCAACGTGATCAAAGCGATCGCCGCCGCGCGTGAAAAAGGGATGAAAGTCATCACCCTGACCGGTAAAGATGGCGGTAAGATGGACGGTACAGCGGATGTCGAAATTCGCGTTCCGCACTTCGGTTATGCTGACCGTATTCAGGAAATTCACATCAAAGTGATCCACATCCTGATCCAGCTGATCGAAAAAGAGATGGTTAAGTAA
- a CDS encoding NADH:ubiquinone reductase (Na(+)-transporting) subunit B: protein MGLKHLFEKIEPHFTEGKLKKYYPLYEATATIFYTPGLVTKGAAHVRDAIDLKRMMILVWFAVFPAMFWGMYNVGLQTIPALHHMYDAQQLAQVIQSDWHYRLAQSLGVSFAADAGWLSMMTLGAVFFLPIYITVFIVGGFWEVLFAIIRKHEINEGFFVTSILFALIVPPTLPLWQAALGISFGVVIAKEIFGGTGRNFLNPALAGRAFLFFAYPAQISGDLVWTAADGFSGATPLSQWAAHGGETLVNNATGLPVTWFDAFIGNIPGSIGEVSTLMILLGGAIILFGRVASWRIVAGVMIGMVLTATLFNVIGSTTNPMFSMPWYWHLVLGGFAFGMMFMATDPVSASFTDKGKWSYGVLIGAMCVLIRVVNPAYPEGMMLAILFANLFAPLFDYLVVRANIKRRKARG, encoded by the coding sequence ATGGGCTTAAAACACCTCTTTGAAAAAATTGAGCCGCACTTTACCGAAGGGAAGCTCAAAAAATACTACCCGCTGTATGAAGCAACGGCGACCATTTTCTACACGCCGGGGCTGGTGACGAAAGGGGCGGCGCACGTGCGCGACGCCATCGACCTGAAACGCATGATGATCCTGGTGTGGTTTGCGGTCTTCCCGGCGATGTTCTGGGGCATGTACAACGTTGGCTTGCAGACCATTCCGGCGCTGCACCACATGTACGATGCCCAGCAGCTGGCGCAGGTGATCCAGTCTGACTGGCACTACCGTCTGGCGCAGTCGCTAGGGGTAAGCTTTGCCGCAGACGCGGGCTGGCTGAGCATGATGACGCTGGGCGCGGTTTTCTTCCTGCCGATTTACATCACGGTCTTTATCGTGGGCGGCTTCTGGGAAGTGCTGTTTGCCATCATCCGTAAACATGAGATCAACGAAGGCTTCTTCGTGACCTCTATTCTGTTTGCCCTGATTGTTCCCCCGACGCTGCCGCTCTGGCAGGCGGCGCTTGGCATCAGTTTCGGCGTGGTGATTGCCAAAGAGATCTTCGGCGGCACCGGGCGGAACTTCCTTAACCCGGCGCTGGCGGGACGTGCCTTCCTGTTCTTTGCTTACCCGGCGCAGATCTCCGGGGACCTGGTGTGGACGGCAGCCGACGGTTTCTCCGGCGCGACGCCGCTTTCACAGTGGGCGGCACACGGCGGCGAAACGCTGGTTAACAACGCGACGGGTCTGCCTGTGACCTGGTTTGATGCCTTTATTGGCAACATTCCGGGCTCCATTGGGGAAGTCTCTACGCTGATGATTTTGCTTGGCGGTGCGATCATTCTTTTTGGTCGTGTGGCCTCCTGGCGGATTGTTGCGGGCGTGATGATCGGCATGGTGCTGACCGCCACCTTGTTCAACGTTATCGGTTCGACCACCAACCCGATGTTCTCGATGCCGTGGTACTGGCATCTGGTGCTGGGTGGCTTCGCGTTCGGCATGATGTTCATGGCGACGGACCCCGTCTCGGCCTCGTTTACTGACAAAGGTAAATGGAGCTATGGCGTGCTCATTGGCGCGATGTGCGTCCTGATTCGCGTGGTCAACCCGGCGTATCCGGAAGGGATGATGTTGGCCATTCTGTTTGCCAACCTGTTTGCGCCGCTCTTCGATTACCTGGTGGTGCGGGCCAATATCAAACGGAGGAAGGCGCGTGGCTGA
- the dpaA gene encoding peptidoglycan meso-diaminopimelic acid protein amidase, translated as MRKIALFIAMLLIPCMSFAGLLSSNSSTTPVSKEYKQQLMGSPVYIQIFKEERTLDLFVKMGETYQLLDSYKICNYSGGLGPKQRQGDFKSPEGFYNVQRSQLKPDSRFYKAINIGFPNAYDRAHGYEGKYLMIHGACVSIGCYAMTDSGIDEIFQFVTGALVFGQPNVQVSIYPFRMTDANMARHKYSYYADFWKQLKPGYDYFEQTHKPPVVSIVDGRYVVSKPLSHEVVHPQLASNYTVPETK; from the coding sequence ATGCGTAAAATCGCATTGTTCATTGCGATGCTTCTGATTCCGTGCATGTCGTTTGCCGGACTGCTCAGCAGTAATAGCTCAACGACGCCGGTCAGCAAGGAATATAAACAGCAGTTAATGGGATCGCCGGTTTATATTCAAATCTTCAAGGAAGAACGCACTCTCGATCTGTTTGTGAAAATGGGCGAGACATATCAGCTGCTTGATAGTTACAAAATTTGTAACTACTCCGGCGGGCTGGGGCCAAAACAACGCCAGGGCGATTTCAAAAGTCCGGAAGGGTTCTACAACGTTCAGCGCAGCCAGCTCAAGCCTGACAGCCGCTTCTATAAAGCCATTAACATCGGCTTCCCGAATGCCTATGACCGTGCACACGGTTATGAAGGTAAATATCTGATGATCCACGGTGCCTGCGTGTCTATCGGCTGTTATGCGATGACCGACTCCGGCATTGATGAGATTTTCCAGTTCGTGACGGGCGCACTGGTCTTTGGGCAGCCTAACGTACAGGTCAGCATCTATCCGTTCCGCATGACGGACGCCAACATGGCGCGTCACAAGTACTCATACTACGCGGATTTCTGGAAACAGCTGAAGCCAGGTTACGACTACTTTGAGCAGACCCACAAGCCACCGGTGGTCTCTATCGTCGATGGCCGTTACGTGGTCAGCAAACCGCTGAGCCACGAAGTCGTCCACCCGCAGCTGGCGTCAAATTACACGGTCCCCGAGACAAAATAG
- a CDS encoding Na(+)-translocating NADH-quinone reductase subunit C — translation MAEVKNNDSISKTLLVVLVLCLVCSIVVAGSAVGLKPRQQEQRALDKQRNILAVAGLMQEGMSADDVSAVFAERISARLVDLKTGELLDKDPATFNQALALKDPQMSLTLEASQDPAGIKRRSNLAEIYLVRDPQKRIQEMVLPVYGNGLWSMMYAFVALDTDGRTVKGITYYDQGETPGLGGEVENPNWRAQFVGKKVLDDNGLPALKVMKGAARPGDDYAVDGLSGATLTSKGVQHSFDFWMGELGFGPFLKNVREGALNNG, via the coding sequence GTGGCTGAGGTTAAAAATAACGACAGCATCAGCAAAACGCTGCTGGTGGTGCTGGTGCTCTGTCTGGTCTGTTCCATCGTCGTCGCTGGTTCTGCCGTGGGGTTAAAACCCCGGCAGCAGGAGCAACGCGCGCTGGATAAACAGCGCAACATCCTGGCCGTGGCCGGGCTGATGCAGGAAGGAATGAGCGCAGACGACGTTTCGGCCGTCTTTGCTGAACGTATTTCGGCGCGCCTGGTGGATTTAAAAACGGGTGAACTGCTGGATAAAGACCCGGCAACATTCAACCAGGCGCTGGCGCTGAAAGATCCGCAGATGAGCTTGACGCTGGAGGCATCGCAAGATCCCGCCGGGATTAAGCGTCGCAGCAACCTGGCCGAAATCTATCTGGTTCGCGATCCCCAAAAACGCATTCAGGAAATGGTACTGCCTGTTTACGGTAACGGACTGTGGTCAATGATGTACGCCTTTGTGGCACTGGATACGGATGGCCGCACGGTCAAAGGCATTACGTATTACGACCAGGGCGAAACGCCGGGGTTGGGTGGCGAAGTTGAGAACCCTAACTGGCGGGCACAGTTTGTCGGCAAGAAAGTGCTCGACGATAACGGTCTGCCTGCGCTGAAGGTGATGAAAGGGGCGGCACGTCCCGGTGACGACTATGCCGTAGACGGGCTCTCCGGCGCCACGCTCACCTCAAAAGGCGTGCAGCACAGTTTTGATTTCTGGATGGGCGAGCTGGGCTTTGGTCCCTTCCTGAAAAACGTACGTGAAGGAGCGCTGAACAATGGCTGA
- a CDS encoding NADH:ubiquinone reductase (Na(+)-transporting) subunit D, which produces MADAGELKEVKKVLIGPLLANNPITLQVLGVCSALAVTTKLETAVVMTLAVTLVTAFSSMFISMIRHHIPNSVRIIVQMAIIASLVIVVDQLLRAFAYETSKQLSVFVGLIITNCIVMGRAEAYAMKMPPLASFMDGIGNGLGYGAILLTVGFLRELIGSGKLFGITVLDTVQNGGWYLPNGLFLLAPSAFFIIGLLIWLIRTLRPEQQEKE; this is translated from the coding sequence ATGGCTGATGCCGGTGAACTGAAAGAAGTCAAAAAGGTGCTCATTGGCCCACTGCTCGCCAATAACCCGATCACGCTGCAGGTGCTGGGCGTCTGTTCGGCCCTGGCGGTGACGACCAAGCTGGAAACGGCGGTGGTAATGACGCTGGCGGTAACGCTGGTCACGGCGTTCTCCAGCATGTTTATCTCGATGATCCGCCACCACATTCCCAACAGCGTGAGGATCATCGTGCAGATGGCGATCATCGCCTCGCTGGTGATCGTGGTCGATCAGCTGCTGCGCGCCTTCGCCTATGAAACCTCCAAACAGCTCTCGGTGTTTGTTGGGCTGATTATCACCAACTGTATCGTGATGGGGCGTGCGGAAGCGTACGCCATGAAAATGCCGCCGCTGGCGAGCTTTATGGACGGTATCGGCAACGGCCTGGGCTACGGCGCGATCCTGCTGACCGTGGGGTTCCTGCGAGAGCTGATTGGCAGCGGCAAGCTGTTTGGCATTACGGTGCTGGACACGGTGCAGAACGGCGGCTGGTATCTGCCAAACGGCCTGTTCCTGCTGGCCCCTAGCGCATTTTTCATTATCGGTTTGTTGATCTGGCTGATTCGTACGTTGAGACCAGAACAGCAGGAAAAGGAGTAA
- a CDS encoding amidohydrolase, giving the protein MPGLKISILQQPLVWMDGPANLRHFDRQLEEITGRDVIVLPEMFTTGFAMEAAQQSMPQDEVVAWMHAKAQQTNALIAGSAALQTERGPVNRFLLVEPDGKVHFYDKRHLFRMADEHHHYEAGHERVVFEWRGWRILPLVCYDLRFPVWSRNRNDYDLALYVANWPAPRSLHWQSLLVARAIENQAYVVGCNRVGTDGNGHHYRGDSRVVNPQGEIIATAEPHQATRIDAELSLTALKEYREKFPAWQDADPFSIG; this is encoded by the coding sequence GTGCCTGGTCTGAAGATTTCTATTTTGCAGCAACCTTTAGTGTGGATGGATGGCCCCGCCAACCTGCGCCACTTCGATCGTCAACTGGAAGAGATTACCGGGCGTGATGTGATTGTCCTGCCGGAGATGTTCACGACCGGCTTCGCCATGGAAGCGGCACAACAGTCAATGCCGCAGGATGAGGTGGTCGCCTGGATGCATGCCAAAGCGCAGCAGACCAACGCGCTGATCGCGGGTAGCGCCGCCCTGCAAACGGAGCGCGGGCCGGTGAACCGCTTCCTGCTGGTGGAGCCCGACGGGAAAGTGCACTTTTACGATAAGCGCCACCTGTTCCGCATGGCGGATGAGCATCATCACTATGAAGCGGGTCACGAGCGCGTGGTGTTCGAGTGGCGCGGCTGGCGTATTCTGCCGCTGGTTTGCTACGACCTGCGCTTCCCGGTGTGGTCGCGCAACCGCAACGATTACGACCTGGCGCTGTATGTCGCCAACTGGCCTGCGCCGCGCTCCCTGCACTGGCAGTCGCTGCTGGTGGCGCGCGCGATTGAGAACCAGGCGTACGTGGTGGGCTGTAACCGCGTGGGAACGGACGGCAACGGACATCACTACCGCGGCGACAGCCGGGTGGTGAATCCGCAGGGCGAGATAATTGCCACCGCCGAGCCGCATCAGGCGACGCGCATTGATGCTGAGCTGTCGTTGACGGCGCTGAAGGAGTATCGGGAGAAGTTTCCGGCGTGGCAGGATGCGGATCCGTTTAGCATTGGGTGA